Below is a window of Arabidopsis thaliana chromosome 2, partial sequence DNA.
GAGCCACAGGATTTCTGGGTCGTTATCTTGTGCAGCAGCTAGGTGAGTTGGGTTTATCATTGGTATTACCAGTTGGGTAAATcaatcttgttttttattttgtacatttgttgattttattttgttacttgcTAAACTCGAGTGAATCTTTTCTACTAGCTAAAATGGGATCACAAGTGCTTGTTCCTTTCCGAGGCTCAGAGGACTCTCCTCGACATCTCAAGTTGATGGGAGATTTAGGACAGGTAAtgtattcttttatttaacATAATGCTTTCGAGGGtatgcaacaaaaaaacatctttaCAAAAAACTATGCATTGGATCGGCAAATTTGATGTGTGTTTGTTGCCTGTATATTCCAGGTGGTACCAATGAAATTTGATCCAAGAGATGAAGACTCGATTAAGGCTGTCATGGCCAAGGCTAATGTCGTTATCAATCTAATTGGTGATATTTTGTTGTctatcttaattttttctagCAAGTATAGTTAAACttaaaaccattaaaaaagTAGCACTGTTCTTTCCATTTTGGATGATATTTATTCTACTCCTCAGGAAGAGAGTACGAGACAagaaatttcagttttgaaGATGCGAATCATCATATTGCTGAGAAACTTGCATTGGTATGTGTTTGAATCCTGACAAAATGCGAATCATCTTTTGAATTGTTTCCAAAAAATCCGGTGAACaggtttccatttttttacCCCTCAGAATGTTGCCTACATCTGCAATGAGCTACACATTTTTAACCTTTGGGATGATACGATCTGCTATGGTTTGCTCTTTTGGTTATTTCTGATTAGATTGGACTTTGTGGATATGTTGTTTCAGGTGGCCAAGGAACACGGTGGGATAATGAGATATATTCAAGTTTCTTGCCTAGGAGCTTCTGTGTCATCTCCTTCAAGAATGCTGAGGGCAAAAGCTGCTGCTGAGGAAGCTGTCTTGAACGCACTGCCTGAGGTATACTTACCCGGCTTTCGGTACACATAACTCTCTCTGTTGTAATTATTATCATcgtaatattttattcaatattCATGGTCCTGCTTCTTTttcagagaaaagaaagatcctttagatttttttgtgcAGAACTGGGAAAACCGTATATGATGTTATTATTAAATTCTAAAAccttataaattttgaaagcAAAAGTGAACCTGGGATGGttaatataaactttttgtcATCAGCATGCTGCTTCTAGTCAGTTCatgatatatatgtgttttgtaGGCAACCATCATGAGACCTGCAACCATGATTGGTACAGAAGACAGAATCTTGAACCCCTGGTCAATGTTCGTTAAAAAATATGGTTTCCTCCCGCTCATAGGTGGTGGAACCACCAAGTACGTCTTGAATTCTTTGTGCAATTCTTTTCACTGGTTCATAGCAACTTGAAATGTAGATTTAGTTCCGTCCCTAACGATAACTCTACTGCAGATTCCAGCCTGTTTATGTGGTTGATGTTGCTGCTGCGATTGTTGCTGCTCTAAAGGATGATGGCTCCAGCATGGGGAAAACATACGAATTGGGTGGTCCAGATGTCTTTACCACTCACGAGTTGGTAAATTCTTTTAATCCTTCATTCTCTGTGTCACTATCCTAGCTCAGTGGGTTTGATTTCCAAGTATGTCTTGCAGGCAGAGATCATGTATGATATGATTCGTGAATGGCCTCGGTATGTGAAGCTTCCGTTTCCAATTGCCAAGGTAAAAGATCGAATCGTGCACTGTCCATGGAAGAAACTCcaaagaatttttgttttcctcttgAAATACTGTAATACTAATTTCACATATGTCACAATCTGTTCCAGGCAATGGCGGCTCCTCGAGACTTCATGGTGAACAAAGTCCCGTTCCCCTTACCCTCTCCTCAGATCTTCAACCTGGATCAAATCAATGCACTTACAACCGATACACTTGTATCTGACAACGGTTAGTCATTATTCATAGAAGTGAAATGAGTTATTTTCCTTGAGTTAATTGAGTCTCACTTTTTATTGTACAACAATGGCTATTTCAGCCTTGAAGTTTCAGGATCTGGACCTTGTCCCCCATAAATTGAAGGGATATCCGGTCGAGTTTCTTATCCAATATCGCAAGGGTGGTCCTAACTTCGGTTCTACTGTCAGTGAAAAGATACCAACAGACTTCTACCCTTGATGCTGCTTCTCTGCTCAAAGGTCATTTCCTGGACTAATTTTTTCATGCAAGTGTCACAATGAGATTGCGGAAACCAGATTTGCTATGTTGATGACTTTCATTTACTTCTGTCAATAATAAACGGGTCCTCCTCtttgttgtgttcttgaaaaaattataacacaTCAACATCATTATAAGTTAGAGAGGGGACAATATATTTCTTGATGTGGTTGGTCCCTTAGGATTTATGCAATGTCTGGTTCGTTTCGAACTCCATGTACTACTTCCCTTGAGTAAAACTAAAGCCATATGCTTTCATCTTTGCATTACATATAGCTCGGTGTTGTATGTTTTACTTACGACAAAACGTATCAACATGCATCTGTATGCAATAGAGGTTAAACCCTGAGTAATTTGAAGTTTCCTTTACATGGTCAAGAAGGTATTTCGACTCCGTTATCTCCCAGTAATGAAACATTGATGTCCATTAACCCATCTTGAGGCCTTCGGTATCCTTAATTTAGGGGTGGGTAAGGAATCTAGTTTATGCAAATCGTAGAATAATTCACTTTGCTTCTGGCtatagaaaaagtaaagaacTTTAGGGAACCCCAAGAACCAAGCAAAGCATATAGAGCAAATATCATCTCTGGAGAGACAGGATAGACTCATTTTTGCAGTCTGTACCAAAATGGAAGATGACGGAGACTATCCCGAACCCGAATCTGGCAGTGGTGGAATAAACTTAAACGGGAGAAATGTTGGTGCGGTGATGGTGGCGCCTAGGGATGTAGACATAGCGAGTCAAAGTGGTTGCAGGATCAATATCTACGTGAACAGCAATGTTCAAGCAACATGTGGTTCAGCTTTGATCGGTAGCAAGGTTAAGCTAAGAGATCCTGGTGTTCATCTCCATATAGATGACGTTAAAATGACCCGCGACGATACCATATCTAGACAGAAGGAGATGACCTTGATTAAGGTTGGGTTATGTTTGGTCTGTCTTTTTAACATGTTTCTAGTAttcattctcttcctctcctctTGGTTCCGGAAGGAAAGTGGTTCCGTATAGATCTCCCCATCAACCGATGATCATGCTAAGAAGTAAGAACGATCTCGCCTATAATTGTTTCCTCGATTTAGTTATACTTATCTATGTCCTAATTTGTAGATTATTCCAGAAAGTTCCTATCTATAACAGTCAAAAACACACCATATGTTGTCTTAATTCATATCATTCCAGATTAAATCGAAGATTAATGCTATAGTCCAATCATATAAACTATGTAGTAGTCTAGTGGGACAAACGACGTGACGATATCAAGAGGGTACAGGATTAAAAGCTATGAAGTACGTTACCAATTACAATCTCAAGATTCTCAACCACCGGATTATAACTACAAGTACCGATTTGGCGATTTGACGAATACAGATCTATCAATTAGCTAGAAATTTTCTTTCCATGCATTTTCCCACCCTCCCattagatgatgatgattagaAGACCACGATCTCATTGGTGTTCACTGATTCAAGAGCATTTCAAGAGAATATAATTCTTAATTATGAATTTGTTCAATAATTAATCCCCACCCCACTTTTCCAAATCACCCTTACATGTTCACCAATtgtaacaaataattaaagaatcaaaagtgatttcttttttaatacttATTGTTGGGAAATACTTAATGCTAGTCCATAACTCTCTTCAATTATTTAAAGGAGGAGTAAGTAAGTTTTTTTGCAAGTCCTTTTGTGGTATCCATGTGAGTTATACATTGGGGAGCACAAACTTCCCCACTCCCACAAGCCACGTTTGTCGCTTAAagtttctaagtttttttaattttcgctctttttggtttgttatttATGAGTGTATGGAAGTGGAGTCTCCCCCTTGAACACTTCAACATTTACACTACTAATCCCGACTTAGACgacaaacattttttctaaGTTCGAATGTAATTCTCCTAATTCGCTTTGAcctgtttttgaattttatactattcaattttaatttagatatttatcTACTTTAGACTTGtagaaaattgttttcaatacGAGCATATTTATTACCTACTATGGAACCATTTACGGATTTACCACCATAAATTAGACACCAGTATTCATATAAACTATCtctaattttgaatttaaacaaacgaaaacaaaacttaaatctTCAACTGGCTAACAAAATTTTACTCATCAATAAAACAAAGCAgtgcattttgttttgcattctaatgtctcttttctcttattcGACCTACATCAATAGTTTCATACAAACAAAGTCATTTTGGAGCatttttggtctttgtttagacttaattatttatgtaattaGGTTTGCAAAAAGGCTAGTCATCTGCTTTATGCTTACTGTCAATCCGTCATCATTAGTTGGACATCATGCACGAGATTTGGtctcaacaaaaatattaacctATTTCTACACAACATTCAAACTAAGGCAGTCAAAACTTATGTACTTATTGAAATACTAATTGATTAGCAGAGAGACGTTAAACAATGAGCTTGAACTTGAAGTAATCATGTTACAACGTGTTTTGGTTCATGCTTAGTGCTTACCATCAAATTCTGCGATTTGTGTTATTTCCAACGTATAGCATGCTACAAACCACTCACATGATTACACATGGAATCGTACCCACACGCTCGTCGAAATCGCACGTTACGCGCGAAACTGAGTCAAAGAGGTTTATATCTGACGTCATCGACACTTGAAACCGACATGTTTTCACACGTGGCAAGGTCCCACTGGTCACCGACaactacaagaaaaaactGCCGGCGCAGATTTAGCCGTCCGACTAACGTGCGCTTTCAATTACATTATACAgaagtctctctttctttcattgaCGGTGATGAAGACCAGCTCAAAGCCAGGTCAAAATCCATCAATCCTGGCCTCATCAATGTTAAAAATCTTTACTTTCACACATCTCTAGATCTTCCATAGAAGGATCAATCAAAAGCtgtaatctttctttcttcctcgTAGCTCCTTCTCTTGCGGATCCTTGTCGGTACACTTCTACATTCTCAAATCTGATTCCTTTCTGGAGTTGCTCCTGAGCTACGGTTCAGCTTCAATTACTTCGATCTCGTGTAAAAATCACTTCTAGAAGCTTTGATAAGCTTTGATAGGAGTTGGTTTTActctttagggttttgtttgagtttgatCTTTATTGTATAGATGTTGTGATCTTCGTACACTCTATATATGTTTCCAAGGGTTTCTATGAGGCGTCGCTCTGCTGAAGTTTCTCCTACAGAGCCAATGGAGAAGGGAAATGGAAAAAATCAGACTAATCGAATCTGTTTGTTGGTTGCTTTGTCACTCTTTTTCTGGGCATTGTTGTTGTACTTCCATTTTGTTGTCTTAGGGACTAGTAACATTGATAAACAGCTCCAATTGCAACCTAGTTATGCTCAATCTCAGCCATCATCAGTCTCTCTTCGTGTTGATAAATTCCCTATAGAGCCTCATGCAGCTCCATCGAAACCACCTCCCAAAGAGCCTTTAGTTACTATCGATAAGCCAATACTCCCTCCTGCACCAGTAGCCAATTCTAGTTCCACCTTTAAGCCACCTAGAATTGTTGAGAGCGGGAAGAAACAGGAGTTTTCGTTTATAAGAGCCTTGAAGACAGTAGACAACAAGAGTGACCCTTGTGGAGGGAAGTACATTTATGTTCACAATCTACCCTCAAAGTTCAATGAGGATATGCTTAGAGACTGTAAGAAGCTTAGTCTCTGGACTAACATGTGTAAGTTCACAACCAATGCTGGCCTTGGGCCGCCGCTTGAGAATGTTGAAGGTGTCTTCTCTGATGAAGGTTGGTATGCGACTAATCAGTTTGCTGTTGATGTGATATTCAGCAACCGGATGAAGCAGTACAAATGTTTGACAAATGATTCTTCCCTTGCTGCTGCCATCTTTGTGCCGTTCTATGCTGGATTCGACATTGCTAGGTATCTGTGGGGATACAATATCTCGAGAAGGGATGCTGCTTCGCTTGAGTTGGTCGATTGGCTCATGAAGCGGCCTGAGTGGGATATAATGAGGGGAAAAGATCATTTCCTTGTGGCGGGTAGGATAACGTGGGATTTTAGGAGATtgtctgaagaagaaactgattGGGGCaacaagcttctcttcttacCGGCTGCCAAGAACATGTCTATGCTTGTGGTTGAGTCGAGCCCATGGAATGCTAATGATTTTGGGATCCCGTACCCAACCTACTTCCACCCAGCAAAGGACTCAGAGGTTTTTGAATGGCAAGACCGGATGAGAAACCTGGAAAGGAAGTGGCTTTTCTCGTTTGCAGGAGCCCCACGACCTGACAATCCGAAATCTATCAGAGGGCAGATCATTGATCAATGTCGAAACTCAAATGTTGGCAAATTATTAGAATGCGATTTTGGGGAGAGCAAATGCCATGCACCAAGCAGCATTATGCAAATGTTTCAAAGCTCTCTCTTCTGCCTGCAGCCACAGGGAGACTCTTACACCCGAAGATCGGCATTTGACTCAATGCTTGCCGGTTGTATACCGGTCTTCTTCCATCCGGGTTCAGCCTACACGCAATACACGTGGCATCTACCCAAGAACTACACAACCTACTCGGTATTCATCCCCGAGGATGATGTTCGGAAGAGAAACATAAGCATCGAGGAGCGACTCCTCCAGATTCCAGCCAAGCAGGTCAAGATAATGAGAGAGAATGTCATCAACCTCATCCCAAGGCTGATCTACGCAGACCCGAGATCAGAACTGGAGACGCAGAAAGATGCATTTGATGTCTCGGTACAGGCTGTGATAGACAAGGTGACTCGGTTAAGGAAGAACATGATCGAGGGCCGAACCGAGTATGACTACTTCGTGGAGGAGAACAGCTGGAAGTATGCGTTGCTGGAGGAAGGCCAACGGGAAGCAGGGGGCCATGTGTGGGACCCGTTCTTCTCCAAACCAAAGCCCGGAGAAGATGGCAGCAGCGATGGTAATGGAGGCACGACTATTTCAGCAGATGCAGCTAAGAATTCATGGAAGAGTGAGCAGAGAGATAAGACACAGTGAAAAGAGACAGAAACCACATTTTGTTACGGTTTTGATATAGTTTTCGGTTACTATTTATACGgacaaaaaatgatttatttttgttgtattgGTATCAAATGTAGTTTCTCCAGTTTCATAGAGATAAGTTTGTTTGTATCAGTTACCCacagaaattaataataagaagTGACCCTTTTCAAGTTTCTAACTGAAGACAGTGCCTATGTTTAATTTCGTTTGCATTTGACATTTTGCATTTGCAACACATATTCAGAACTAAAAACGGACATTACCCGCTAGTCTCATGCATCATTCATCAAACAGTAGCAGACCGAGTTTGTCATCAAAGGGTTAATCAAAGAGACAGACAAGTCCCGAAATAAGCTTAATCATCTACAAGCAAGTCAATGCCAGatatttataagcaaaaacaatGTCAGGCACTAAAATAACTCACTAAATAAGCTTAAACCATCATCCTACAAAGCAAGTGACTGCAGATCatatttataagcaaaaacaatgtcaggcactaaaagaaaaagaactcACTAAATAAGCTTAAACCATCATCCTACAAAGCAAGTGACTGCAGATCATATTTATAAGCGCTCAAACCTGTCAAACAGTAGCAGATTTAGCCCCAACGAATTGGTAATACTTAGGGACTCTAAGAACTGCATCGAACCACTCGATCTTCCCCCAAATCTCTTTCTTGCTGCGCTTTTCAAGGGAAATTTCTGCGCACCAAACCATCTTCTCCTCATACCCACTTGCAGGCACATACTTGTGCCACAAAACAACCAGCTTACCACCACAATCCGCCAACTTAACACTACTATATCTAGCAAACTTAGGTAGCCCTTCTAATCCCACTAATGATCTCCAAACTCCTCCctgtcttcttctccatctaaACTTTACACTGGGGTCATAATGATAGGTAATCTCCTCTATCATGCAAAAAGAACCTCGACCTAAATCTGTATTGACCGAAAATCCTAACACTTCATATCCTTCCGAAACCTTTGGCTTAAAAGCCACAACCTCCGTAGAAAGTAATGACCGAAGCTTCGGAAATAAAGGCGCAAGCTCCTCAGCATCCTGTGCAACAAAGCTCAAAAGTTTACTAACTTTCATGTAAAGCATTCCTTTCATATGTTGGAGTTTGAATATCCGTTTGTTGGGCGGCACAGGAATCCAAGTTTGAGTGTCTGTGTTGTACACTTCAACACAGTTCAGAGAATCAGAGGTTCCTGCTAGATACATATACCCATCAAGGTCACTATTGGTGAGAGCTAGTCGCATTCTTGGGGCTTCAAGCCATGTGTGAGTTCGACAGTCAAGAAACCAGAGTTAGAGAATGGAGAACCTTCTTCAATGGCTGCTCTAAAGGCATAAAGATAAGAACCAACAGCGATGAGACTTGGGAATTCCACAGGAGGAGAGTTGAGGATTGGAGCCAAAAGATGAAcactatttttcttctttttagtgGTAAGGGTTTGATTAGGTTTCCGGTAGAGAGTGAACCAGCCAGGGTTAGGTTCACCAGGAAAGCTTAAGCAAACATAGAGAAATGTCTCAGTGCGGCTTAAGAGGATTCGAGTCTGGTAAAGCTCCGGTGAAGCAAGGATTGCTCTGAAGGTTTTGGAGACTAAGGAGAGCTTAGGGTAATATGATTGCGAGAGGCGGGCTAAGATGGTCACTATCAAATCATTCGGAAGTGAGTTCGATTCTGGTGACagtttcttcctcctcttcttctctggagACGACGACATTGGCGAGATCAGACAAATCGGAAACCTCTCCGGAAATCGCTTGGCAGGCAAGACTTCTCTGATTCTAATGATCCCATGGGTGGGCTTGCTTTTTTCAAAttggcttcttcttttgtatgaTGTTGGGATATTTAGCTAACTAGGCCTTGATGGTCATGTAACATTTTAATTCTCATGCAATTAATATGATTGAAGCAGTGTTAGGATTctaatttacattttgattgATGCAATTAGGACTTGAATGCTTAAACAAACAcgtaaaacatatatatgaaaacataaagGAGGCCAAATCAAAACGGATATAGCAATGCTGTTATTCACTAGACTCTCAATCATGTATTCAACTTTTGTATACTCCTAAAAAATTGTTCattattagtaaataaaaGACCCAATTCTCTCTCTTGTTCCACAAGATATAATGGAATGGAATAAAACCCTAGCCAGGAGCTCCACCAAgcgttctctctctctctctctttctctttttagcTCTTCTCTGGCTCTAATGGTTCCAAAGGTTTATCGTGGGTACCAGGCGAAGGATCAACGATGTCAGTAACGTTGATTCTCAAGGTTTGTTGGGGTCCCTCGTTTGACGGGACATGGACAAGTGCGTCCATTATCAGAATGTCCCAGTCCCTTTGCTGGAGAAACCCGAACATGCTATCTTCTATCCCAAGCAGAAAAGGGGATCCAATGAGTAAGAAAAATGGCAAATGCAGATACCTAACACATATGTTTTGTCTTTGAGTGACTGTTCGGGTTTGAGAATGTTTACCTCCATTGCGAACAGCTTTGAGATGCAAGATTCCTGTGCCTTGTGGTCCAATCACAGGGAATGAACAAGACACTGAGTGCCTTTGGTGAGAAACAGCTAGTGAAGCATTGTACCATGGCCCTTTCTCAATTGGCTCTCCGATGGCTTCAATCATCACCTTACTATTCATCACCTTCTCCATCGCCTTGCTGAAAATTAAGCATACAAAGACTTTTTGAGTAATCGCCAATGCAGATACTACATTCTTGAAAATCATGTCCATGTTATTGATTTGATGATACAAGGAGAAGATCATAGAGAAATTCATGACAGAATGGacaacaaataacaaaatggtGCGTAtagaaatccaaaaaaaatatgtttgttctGGATATTACGGCTGACTTTTCACTCGATTCCTAACGAGGACAGGTAGAAGAAGTATCATTACTTTGTAAAGTGGCGGCACAAGCACAAGATAGACTACCAGACTACACATCTTTCTCTTCGTTTGCTTAACCAGTTTCACTAAAGCTTGAAGCCAAAATCGAAATATGGAGACAGCATCAATTCACGTACATGTATCACTAGCAGGAGAATTTGAGTTTCGTTTGTTGTCTTTCGAAGTTGATCCTTTAAACCCCAACCCATTGATAACAAAATATGGTCAAAGAATTGATGGTCTCAGCCACCACTTCAACAAAATGGTTTAAACATTATCTAAACCTGTTGTCCAAACGAGTCTCTTGCTAATAAAGCCTTGTCAAGACTCCGAATCGATTCACAATTCAACTATCAGTGAAGGTTACACACATAGTATGTCTATTGCAATAGCTAAACTTCAATGGAAAGATAAATGCATTTTTGATGAAACGAATATGTGATGGGAGATTACCTGCTACATCCACGATAGATAGAAAGATCATCGAGAGCACTCAAAGCAACACCACCAGTGACTGTAATCAAGACGAAAGACACTGCCTTGCGACCAAAAGAGCCCAATGTCCCAGCTGTTTTGTCCGGGCTGTTTCAAAAACATTCTTCAGCTCATTTTCACTCCTAAACGACCATATATAACATAAATCATCCAAATTTTGAATCTAATCCATATAAGCTCAAGTCAATAGGTGTAAATGGGTATATAGATCATTTCACCAACTAGAAAAACTAGGTCGATTTTGAAATCGCGATAGAGATGGAATGAATTCAGATGCGCGAAGAAGAGAAATCGATCGGATTCCAATTTGTAAGATCGCAAATCAAAATCCGAAATTGGATTTTTCACGGTCAAGAATTGCAAATTCAAGCAGAAAAATCAGAGAAGTTGCATCATTTTTGGGTACCTTGAGGTTGAAGATCCTTTGAAGAACGAAGTGAACCGCCTCGCGAACATTTTTCTCAGGTGAATTTTGACCCGACTCGCTGATTCGACCCGAAGCAGCGAGGTAGGGGATGATCTGTAGGGTTCTGGGTTTTGCAACTtcttatttagattttattatttttacttttttcgttgaaataaatatagattaaaagaaaaacaatagtaTGTTTAAAAAACCcgaaaaataacatttttaaccTTTAATGTTTAACGTGTCATTTAACAGCATTTTAATCttcaatataattttactaaacattataaaacattttgtaccTTAAAActagttttcttgtttgtacCGCCATAAAAAAATGACGGAAAATAACATCTACTAACATGAAAtagttaaattatatttgtttaattttaattttaattaatttaatttcaatttatcTATTTAAGAGATTAGGAATGCCATCTCTCCTAATTAATACTATGATACAGAGCACCATTTATTTTCGGGCTAATCTTAGGTGATGAATATTAAATTGCCATTTTTATATGTGATTATGACCTCTTTAATTCATCTTTtctgatgtttttctttacgGAAATCTGTCATTTTTTATAGTGTCACAAACATGAAAActagttttaaagtttagaatgataataaaattattttgatggTTTATAGTGTTTTAGTAAAATACAGTAATATCTACGTTTAAAGTGTTAACactttgaaaattaaaaatatcacatttccacgaaaaaaacaatacaggTTTTTTTTCCAGgtataaatgattttaaatacGAGTTgttactaaatatttttattccCATGAGATTTGTTATCTTCCGGATAAATTCAAATCTTTGATCATTGTTAGtaaaatcatcattttgttatataaaaaaaaaacaattagtgAGAAACACTTTGGGCTATTTGAAAAAGCCCCAGCATACAAAATTTGTTAACCATTCAGAACATTCCACGTAGGAAAATTAGTGGCATTTGCACGCGCCGTTCTACTCGCGGGAGAGAATGATGACTGATCATCTCTTTTAACACCGAGCCACCATCGTCTCGACGCTAAGGagggaaaagaagagaacaaagcgtgagagagatagagataaaTCCGGTTCTAGAATCCCGGTTTAACCGCCATACCGGTGGAAGATTCTGCTTTACTACGCTctccgcttcttcttctcctcgaTTCGATTCTCCTCATGGGTTTATCATGAATTTTTAGGTGAGAATTTcgatttttgtaatttgataGTCTTCTCTAGGTTGGAGCATAATTGGCGTTAGGTTTGGTGATTGGTGGATTCAGTTTCCAttggtttttgataatttgtgCTGGCTTTTGGCCATTGATTCtgctttttcagttttcttaatttgtgtgtgGATTATTTGCTATCTGACAGTATTATCCTCTGCTCTCGCAATTTGGACTTGAGGAATTTTAcattgatgaatttgattttcttaggTTTTGAGTAATTCAGAAACTCGAGTGATGATCccgaatgatgatgatgatgcaaatTCTATGAAGAATTATCCgttaaatgatgatgatgcaaatTCTATGAAGAATTATCCgttaaatgatgatgatgcaaatTCTATGGAGAATTATCCGTTAAGGTCAATTCCGACGGAGCTTTCACACACTTGTTCATTGATACCACCTTCTTTACCAAACCCTTCAGAAGCAGCAGCAGACATGTCCTTCAATTCAGAACTCAATCAAATCATGGCAAGGCCTTGTGATATGCTCCCTGCCAATGGTGGAGCTGTTGGTCATAACCCTTTTTTGGAACCAGGATTCAACTGCCCCGAGACAACAGATTGGATTCCCTCTCCACTCCCccatatttattttccttcGGGTTCTCCCAATCTAATAATGGAGGATGGTGTCATTGATGAGATTCACAAACAAAGTGACTTGCCACTTTGGTATGACGACTTGATTACCACTGATGAAGATCCACTCATGTCTAGTATCTTGGGCGATCTTCTCCTTGACACTAATTTCAACTCAGCTTCAAAGGTTGGTAATGTTGTCTCCaaagttttctgtttttaaccCCTCCAATATGTATACATAGCAAACACCATAAAAAGACGCATGTTTTATGAGGCGATATTGTTTCAGGTCCAGCAACCAAGTATGCAATCGCAGATTCAACAACCCCAAGCTGTTCTGCAGCAGCCTTCTTCTTGTGTGGAATTGCGCCCACTTGATAGGACAGTATCCTCAAACAGCAACAACAATAGCAACAGTAATaatgcagcagcagcagctaaGGGACGTATGCGTTGGACGCCTGAACTTCATGAGGTTTTTGTTGACGCTGTTAACCAGCTCGGTGGCAGTAATGGTGAGAATCTCTGTCcccctctctctctgtttcttgattttaagATCCTTGTCTTTGAATAGAGTTAACGATGATGAAGCTCTTGCTTTGTGCCTTATTTTAATGTAGAAGCAACTCCTAAAGGTGTCCTGAAGCATATGAAAGTCGAAGGTTTGACTATTTTTCATGTCAAAAGTCATTTGCaggtttagtttttattttttcctaacATATGTTTATCCTAATCCTCATAGTCTGTTTGTAAAAGTctacaatttttcttattcatattgCAGA
It encodes the following:
- a CDS encoding myb-like HTH transcriptional regulator family protein (myb-like HTH transcriptional regulator family protein; CONTAINS InterPro DOMAIN/s: Homeodomain-like (InterPro:IPR009057), Myb, DNA-binding (InterPro:IPR014778), Myb-like DNA-binding domain, SHAQKYF class (InterPro:IPR006447), HTH transcriptional regulator, Myb-type, DNA-binding (InterPro:IPR017930), Homeodomain-related (InterPro:IPR012287); BEST Arabidopsis thaliana protein match is: phosphate starvation response 1 (TAIR:AT4G28610.1); Has 1676 Blast hits to 1665 proteins in 65 species: Archae - 0; Bacteria - 0; Metazoa - 0; Fungi - 0; Plants - 1651; Viruses - 0; Other Eukaryotes - 25 (source: NCBI BLink).) — translated: MIPNDDDDANSMKNYPLNDDDANSMKNYPLNDDDANSMENYPLRSIPTELSHTCSLIPPSLPNPSEAAADMSFNSELNQIMARPCDMLPANGGAVGHNPFLEPGFNCPETTDWIPSPLPHIYFPSGSPNLIMEDGVIDEIHKQSDLPLWYDDLITTDEDPLMSSILGDLLLDTNFNSASKVQQPSMQSQIQQPQAVLQQPSSCVELRPLDRTVSSNSNNNSNSNNAAAAAKGRMRWTPELHEVFVDAVNQLGGSNEATPKGVLKHMKVEGLTIFHVKSHLQKYRTAKYIPVPSEGSPEARLTPLEQITSDDTKRGIDITETLRIQMEHQKKLHEQLESLRTMQLRIEEQGKALLMMIEKQNMGFGGPEQGEKTSAKTPENGSEESESPRPKRPRNEE